Proteins encoded within one genomic window of Ammonifex degensii KC4:
- the trpS gene encoding tryptophan--tRNA ligase — translation MRILSGMRPTGYLHLGHLCVLENWLELQKEHECFFFVADWHALTTEYENPRSIKEYTYAMVADWLAVGLDPEKSVIFVQSQVPAHAELHLIFSMFTPLSWLERVPTYKDQVRKLKALGKDITTYGFLGYPLLQAADILIYLAEGVPVGEDQLPHIELCREIARRFNYLYAPIFPEPQGILAEVKLVPGIDGQKMSKSYRNVIPLTASTEELAELVNRMVTDPARIHKHDPGHPEVCTVFQYHRIYQPERAKDIETACRRGEIGCVACKKDLAAVLDRRLAPIREKRAEILARPDYLREVLEEGKEKARAVANATLARVREALNL, via the coding sequence TTGCGAATCCTAAGCGGCATGCGTCCTACCGGTTACCTGCACTTGGGACACTTATGCGTGCTGGAAAACTGGCTGGAACTGCAAAAAGAGCACGAGTGCTTCTTTTTCGTGGCCGACTGGCACGCTCTAACCACCGAGTACGAAAACCCCCGGAGCATTAAAGAGTACACTTACGCCATGGTGGCCGACTGGCTGGCGGTAGGGCTTGACCCGGAAAAGAGCGTCATCTTCGTCCAGTCGCAGGTGCCCGCCCATGCCGAGCTACACCTCATTTTCTCCATGTTTACCCCCCTTTCCTGGCTGGAGCGGGTGCCCACTTACAAGGACCAGGTGCGTAAACTCAAGGCTCTGGGGAAGGATATTACTACTTACGGCTTCCTGGGCTACCCGCTTTTGCAGGCGGCGGACATCCTGATCTACCTGGCCGAAGGGGTTCCGGTAGGGGAGGATCAACTGCCGCACATAGAACTCTGCCGGGAGATAGCCCGGCGCTTCAACTACCTCTACGCCCCCATTTTCCCGGAACCCCAGGGTATACTGGCCGAGGTGAAGCTGGTGCCGGGGATTGACGGGCAAAAGATGAGCAAAAGTTACCGCAATGTGATCCCGCTTACCGCTTCCACTGAGGAGTTGGCTGAACTGGTGAACCGGATGGTCACCGACCCGGCCCGTATCCACAAGCACGACCCGGGGCACCCGGAGGTCTGCACGGTGTTCCAGTACCACCGAATCTACCAGCCGGAGAGGGCCAAGGATATTGAAACTGCTTGTCGCCGGGGCGAGATAGGCTGCGTGGCCTGCAAAAAGGACCTGGCGGCGGTTCTGGATAGGCGCCTTGCTCCCATCAGAGAGAAGCGGGCAGAAATCCTGGCCCGGCCGGATTACCTCCGGGAGGTTTTGGAAGAAGGAAAAGAGAAGGCCAGGGCGGTGGCCAACGCCACTTTGGCGCGGGTGCGGGAGGCGCTTAACCTCTAA
- a CDS encoding CBS domain-containing protein, whose amino-acid sequence MEVITTHQMTDFDGLAAMVAASKLYPGARMVLPGKAAPGVEAFLALHKDALGIEEARGLKFGEVRRLILVDTRNARRLGSLAKLFNSPGLEIHIYDHHPAAEGDVRGSKEVVAMVGAATTLLVEEIEREKIPLSPFEATVLLLGIYEDTGSLLFPCTTVRDLRAVTFLLEKGGNLGIVANFLGRPLTEEQKRLFKALLLNAERHSINGLKVLLSKAKVGEFIEGLALLTHRLAEIERPDVAFVIVEMEDRVYVVGRAASPEIDVGEILRSLGGGGHAQAASAAIKGADPEEIKLKLLAWLNQQLRPPLTVGEIMTSPVKTVTPETSVAEAGQIMLRYGHSGLPVVEGGRLVGIISRRDVEKAKLSGLEHAPVKGYMSRQVVTVSPQVPVREAQALLVQHDIGRLPVVEGDRLVGIVSRTDILKTLHRDFRPAFSYLFLPLSPLGQRWDARTVLRKHLPPAVLCFLEEAGRLAEKAGMEIYLVGESVRDLLLGRERLVYHLAADGEVEKLYEELGKSAQVEDGRLCLEERFCFYLRQLKPSFLEYDATGNPLPNSLLRQELYQQDFTIDALAIALTPHRFGVLIDFFGGQNDLKNGLLRVLHSYSFRENPLRILRILRLAAELNFLIERETARFLREALREGKLEQVPGEKLWEEIKLGLEGPNVPLFLSRLAEMGVWPRLFPGLDYGRASSLAVALERELAESGSKKKWLCFLLAFCYLAGEEKAAEFCRRYALEAELTDKIKAFLRYPSGDLLPTESRWLKRVLDVTS is encoded by the coding sequence ATGGAAGTAATTACCACCCACCAGATGACCGATTTTGACGGTCTGGCGGCCATGGTGGCGGCCAGCAAGCTCTACCCCGGTGCTCGGATGGTGCTTCCCGGCAAGGCCGCGCCGGGAGTGGAGGCTTTCCTGGCCCTGCACAAGGATGCCCTGGGGATAGAAGAAGCGCGGGGGCTGAAGTTTGGTGAGGTGCGGCGTCTCATCCTGGTAGATACCCGCAACGCCCGCCGTCTAGGCTCTTTGGCCAAGCTTTTTAACTCCCCAGGGCTGGAGATCCACATCTACGACCACCATCCGGCCGCAGAGGGAGATGTCCGAGGGTCTAAAGAGGTGGTGGCCATGGTGGGGGCGGCTACCACCCTGCTGGTGGAGGAAATAGAAAGGGAAAAGATACCCCTTTCTCCTTTTGAGGCCACGGTGCTCCTGCTGGGGATTTATGAGGACACGGGAAGCCTGCTCTTCCCCTGCACCACTGTCCGGGACCTGCGTGCGGTGACCTTCCTGCTGGAAAAGGGAGGGAACCTGGGCATAGTGGCCAACTTTCTGGGACGCCCTCTAACCGAAGAGCAGAAGCGCCTCTTTAAGGCCCTCCTGCTCAACGCCGAAAGACACTCCATCAACGGTCTCAAGGTGCTGCTTTCCAAGGCCAAAGTGGGGGAATTCATCGAGGGTTTAGCTTTGCTCACGCACCGCCTGGCCGAGATAGAGCGCCCAGATGTGGCCTTCGTGATAGTGGAAATGGAAGACCGGGTCTACGTGGTGGGGAGGGCGGCTTCACCGGAGATCGACGTGGGGGAGATCCTCCGTTCTCTGGGCGGAGGTGGGCACGCCCAGGCCGCTTCGGCCGCTATTAAGGGGGCGGATCCTGAGGAAATAAAGCTCAAACTTCTGGCATGGCTTAACCAGCAGTTGCGGCCACCTCTTACCGTGGGGGAGATAATGACTTCCCCGGTGAAGACAGTCACGCCGGAAACCTCAGTGGCCGAGGCGGGGCAGATAATGCTACGCTACGGACATAGTGGCCTGCCGGTGGTGGAAGGAGGGAGACTGGTAGGGATCATCTCCCGGCGGGACGTGGAGAAGGCGAAACTAAGCGGCCTAGAGCACGCCCCAGTCAAAGGCTACATGAGTCGCCAGGTGGTTACCGTTTCTCCCCAGGTTCCCGTGCGCGAGGCCCAGGCGCTGCTGGTGCAGCACGATATCGGGCGTTTGCCGGTAGTGGAAGGGGACAGGTTGGTCGGGATCGTTTCCCGGACGGATATTCTTAAAACGCTGCACCGGGACTTCCGGCCCGCTTTCTCTTACCTCTTTCTCCCCCTTTCCCCGCTGGGCCAGCGCTGGGACGCGCGCACCGTGCTGCGCAAGCACCTCCCCCCGGCCGTGCTTTGCTTCTTGGAGGAAGCAGGGAGATTGGCCGAAAAAGCAGGGATGGAAATTTATCTCGTCGGGGAGAGTGTGCGCGATCTTCTGTTGGGGAGGGAACGGCTGGTTTACCACTTGGCCGCCGACGGCGAGGTGGAAAAGCTCTACGAGGAGCTGGGCAAGTCGGCTCAAGTGGAAGATGGCAGACTTTGCCTGGAAGAGCGCTTCTGCTTTTACCTCCGGCAGCTCAAGCCCTCCTTCCTGGAGTACGACGCCACCGGAAATCCCTTACCCAACTCCCTCCTGCGCCAAGAGCTTTACCAGCAAGATTTCACCATCGACGCCTTAGCCATAGCCCTTACACCCCACCGCTTCGGGGTGTTGATAGATTTCTTCGGTGGGCAAAATGACTTAAAAAACGGTCTCCTGCGCGTTTTACACAGCTACAGCTTCCGGGAAAACCCGCTGCGCATCTTGCGCATCCTGCGCCTGGCGGCCGAACTCAACTTCCTCATCGAGAGGGAAACCGCCCGCTTCTTGCGCGAGGCTCTGCGGGAAGGGAAGCTCGAGCAGGTGCCGGGCGAGAAGTTGTGGGAGGAAATCAAACTGGGGCTTGAAGGGCCCAATGTACCCCTCTTCCTGAGTCGGCTGGCCGAGATGGGGGTCTGGCCCCGGCTCTTCCCCGGGCTGGACTACGGCCGGGCAAGTTCCTTGGCAGTGGCGCTGGAGCGGGAATTGGCAGAATCCGGAAGCAAGAAGAAGTGGCTCTGCTTTCTTCTGGCCTTTTGCTACCTGGCTGGAGAGGAGAAAGCCGCCGAATTTTGCCGGCGATACGCCCTCGAGGCCGAACTAACCGATAAAATAAAGGCGTTCTTGCGGTACCCTTCCGGCGACCTCCTGCCAACAGAGAGTCGCTGGCTCAAGCGGGTGCTGGATGTGACTTCGTAG
- a CDS encoding site-2 protease family protein gives MLSLVPGIMLGLSVHEYAHGKVADALGDPTPRASGRLTLNPLTHIDPIGLILLFLAGFGWAKPVPVNPYYFRGSMRWGMFWVSLAGPAANLVVAFFGALVWGLWGVKTDPLGLVLQGIVTINVVLALFNLLPVPPLDGSKVLISLVPTEMNWLLRYEQYGVIILLLLILTGVISLYLEIMVRPVLHLFVRLAQAISGF, from the coding sequence ATGCTCTCCCTCGTTCCGGGAATCATGCTGGGCTTGAGCGTGCACGAGTATGCTCACGGTAAGGTAGCCGATGCTCTGGGAGACCCTACCCCCAGGGCCTCCGGCCGGCTTACCCTGAATCCCCTGACCCACATTGATCCCATAGGGTTGATCTTGCTCTTCCTGGCCGGGTTTGGCTGGGCCAAGCCAGTGCCGGTAAATCCCTACTATTTCCGGGGCAGTATGCGCTGGGGTATGTTCTGGGTCTCTTTGGCCGGCCCGGCGGCCAATCTGGTGGTCGCCTTCTTCGGGGCTCTGGTCTGGGGACTGTGGGGAGTGAAGACCGACCCTCTGGGGCTGGTCCTGCAGGGAATAGTCACCATAAATGTGGTTTTGGCCCTTTTCAACCTCCTGCCCGTTCCGCCGTTGGACGGCTCCAAGGTACTAATAAGCCTCGTGCCGACGGAGATGAACTGGCTTTTGCGCTATGAGCAGTACGGCGTTATAATCTTGCTTCTGCTCATCTTAACCGGCGTGATTTCTCTTTACCTGGAGATAATGGTGAGACCCGTACTCCATCTTTTTGTCCGCCTAGCCCAAGCCATAAGCGGCTTTTGA
- a CDS encoding DUF2953 domain-containing protein, translated as MLKLWLLVLVTAAVALSLKGRLRLQLDFCEGKERSYFNLTVKAPAGIKLYRFTFPVGERKSEGFTLGSWRLFIKWLRLVKKLLPELQVEKCLWHTSVGTGEAASTSWLAGLLWAGQSFLLNYFLRPGKPNCETVVVPDFLARTWSTRFELTASLPLLKGLRLLWWLLRLRQGGGRDARR; from the coding sequence TTGCTCAAGCTTTGGCTTTTGGTTTTGGTAACGGCGGCAGTCGCCCTTTCTTTGAAAGGTCGTCTTCGCCTCCAGCTGGACTTCTGCGAGGGGAAGGAACGGTCGTATTTCAACCTGACCGTGAAGGCCCCGGCAGGCATAAAGCTTTACCGCTTTACTTTCCCTGTCGGGGAGAGAAAATCCGAAGGCTTTACTCTGGGCAGCTGGAGGCTTTTTATAAAGTGGCTTCGCCTTGTAAAGAAGCTTTTGCCGGAACTGCAGGTAGAAAAGTGCCTCTGGCATACCTCCGTGGGGACGGGGGAGGCAGCAAGCACCAGCTGGCTAGCCGGCCTTCTATGGGCGGGACAGAGCTTTCTATTAAACTACTTCCTCCGGCCGGGAAAGCCTAACTGCGAAACGGTAGTAGTTCCTGATTTCTTGGCTCGCACCTGGTCCACGCGCTTCGAGCTCACGGCCAGTCTGCCACTACTTAAAGGACTCAGGCTTTTGTGGTGGCTCCTACGTCTCCGCCAAGGGGGAGGGAGGGATGCGCGTAGATAG
- a CDS encoding Mth938-like domain-containing protein — MRVDRYNFGEVIVEGKTYHQDVLILPDRVLSWWRQRGHEVVLADLAEALKAHPEVLVIGTGAYGVVRVLPEVKKSLAEHGIDLIALPTAEACRKYNELLAQGKRVVAALHLTC, encoded by the coding sequence ATGCGCGTAGATAGGTATAACTTCGGGGAAGTAATCGTTGAAGGCAAGACTTACCACCAAGACGTTCTCATCCTTCCCGACCGCGTGCTTTCCTGGTGGCGCCAGCGGGGACACGAAGTGGTTTTAGCCGACCTCGCTGAGGCACTCAAGGCCCATCCCGAAGTTCTGGTCATCGGCACCGGGGCCTACGGTGTAGTCCGGGTATTGCCGGAGGTAAAGAAGTCCCTGGCTGAGCATGGCATCGATCTTATCGCCCTCCCTACGGCCGAAGCTTGCCGCAAGTACAACGAGCTTTTAGCCCAGGGTAAGCGGGTAGTAGCCGCCCTTCACCTCACCTGCTGA
- the ytfJ gene encoding GerW family sporulation protein, whose amino-acid sequence MEHPIEGLMRTAMENLRSMIEVNTVVGDPVETPDGTVIIPVSRVACGFAAGGSAFTPERRHAEYGGDLPFGGGSGAGVSVQPVGFLVVNGNNVRLLPVEGNHLAERLVDLAPQVLEKIEEVRRRDRDRQRLQPEVNPS is encoded by the coding sequence GTGGAGCACCCGATTGAGGGCCTTATGCGCACCGCCATGGAGAACCTGAGGAGCATGATTGAAGTGAACACAGTAGTAGGCGACCCGGTGGAAACCCCCGACGGGACGGTGATCATACCCGTGTCGCGCGTAGCCTGCGGTTTTGCCGCCGGCGGAAGCGCCTTCACTCCTGAGCGTCGGCACGCGGAATACGGCGGAGATTTGCCTTTCGGCGGTGGTAGCGGCGCCGGGGTTTCGGTCCAGCCGGTGGGCTTCCTGGTGGTAAACGGGAATAATGTGCGCCTTTTGCCCGTAGAAGGTAATCATTTGGCCGAGCGTCTGGTGGACTTGGCTCCCCAGGTGCTGGAGAAGATTGAGGAAGTGCGCCGCCGCGACCGGGACCGGCAGCGGCTGCAGCCAGAAGTCAACCCGAGCTGA